In the Arachis ipaensis cultivar K30076 chromosome B10, Araip1.1, whole genome shotgun sequence genome, one interval contains:
- the LOC107622298 gene encoding soyasaponin III rhamnosyltransferase-like, whose product MEKSSDLNKSMAKPLHVAMFPWLAMGHVYPCFEIAKILAQYGHFSTLISTPSIIDRLPKLPQHLSPFLKFTKLPLSPFIDTNHLNQDAESTMDIPSNKLYYLKTAFDSLQDSVSQVIKAQSPDWVFYDFAASWLPQICRNLQIPCAYFSPCPAWTICFFDTPMEQLGGDVDAATRTKPEDYYGPPKWVPFPTKIGLRPHEVKKLMEHVTVNETGASPVFDLNRANSACDMFVIRSSRDLEPEWLDYLAQFYKKPVVPVGLLPPQASDAKEDNTNIDSPDWIQIKAWLDTQKGSSVVYIAFGSEVKLSQENLHELALGIEDSGLPFFWVLRNLQKGLVELPDGFEDRTKDRGIVWKTWAPQARILAHGSVGGCLTHCGSGSMIENLYFGHVLVMLPFLLDQGLYARVMEEKKVGIEIPRKEEDGSFARSSVAKALRLAMVDEEGSSYRKNAKDMGNKFSNKDLNNQYIVDFIASLHNHKFV is encoded by the coding sequence ATGGAGAAGTCATCAGATCTAAACAAAAGCATGGCGAAACCACTTCACGTTGCAATGTTCCCATGGCTAGCCATGGGACACGTTTATCCATGTTTCGAGATCGCTAAGATTCTGGCACAGTACGGTCACTTCTCAACTCTCATATCCACACCATCAATCATAGATCGCCTCCCCAAACTCCCACAACACCTCTCCCCATTCCTCAAATTCACCAAGCTTCCATTGTCACCCTTCATTGACACCAACCACCTCAATCAAGATGCGGAATCCACCATGGACATTCCCTCCAACAAGCTCTATTACCTCAAGACGGCCTTTGATTCCCTCCAAGATTCAGTTTCCCAGGTAATCAAGGCCCAAAGCCCTGattgggttttctatgattttgcaGCTAGTTGGTTACCACAGATATGTAGGAATCTTCAGATTCCCTGTGCATATTTCAGTCCTTGCCCTGCCTGGACCATTTGCTTCTTTGACACCCCAATGGAGCAATTGGGTGGTGATGTTGATGCTGCAACAAGAACAAAGCCTGAAGACTACTATGGCCCTCCCAAATGGGTCCCTTTTCCCACCAAGATTGGTTTAAGGCCTCATGAGGTCAAGAAATTGATGGAACATGTCACTGTTAACGAAACGGGAGCTTCTCCTGTTTTCGATCTCAACAGAGCCAATTCTGCCTGTGACATGTTTGTGATAAGGAGCTCAAGAGATCTTGAACCTGAGTGGTTGGATTATCTTGCTCAGTTTTACAAGAAGCCTGTTGTTCCTGTGGGGTTGCTTCCGCCGCAAGCATCCGATGCTAAAGAAGATAATACTAACATTGATAGCCCTGATTGGATTCAAATCAAGGCATGGTTGGATACACAAAAAGGGTCATCAGTGGTGTACATTGCTTTTGGGAGTGAGGTGAAGCTAAGCCAAgaaaatctccatgaattggctCTTGGCATTGAGGATTCTGGTTTGCCTTTCTTTTGGGTTCTGAGGAACCTTCAGAAGGGCCTTGTTGAGTTACCGGATGGGTTCGAAGATAGGACCAAAGATCGCGGCATTGTTTGGAAAACTTGGGCACCACAGGCTAGAATCTTAGCCCATGGATCCGTTGGGGGTTGCTTGACTCACTGTGGTTCTGGTTCAATGATAGAGAATCTTTATTTTGGACATGTTCTTGTTATGTTGCCATTCTTGCTAGACCAAGGGTTGTATGCAAGAGTGATGGAAGAGAAGAAAGTGGGGATTGAGATACCAAGGAAGGAGGAAGATGGGTCCTTTGCAAGGAGCTCAGTGGCCAAGGCATTGAGATTAGCTATGGTGGATGAAGAAGGAAGTTCTTACAGGAAGAATGCTAAAGATATGGGCAACAAGTTCAGTAATAAAGACCTTAATAACCAGTATATTGTAGACTTCATTGCTTCCCTTCACAATCACAAGTTTGTATAG
- the LOC107622302 gene encoding syntaxin-related protein KNOLLE has translation MNDLMTKSFTSYVDLKKAAMKDELDLEAGQGVELSSSTTHMDTDMGLFLEEAEKVKTEMASLREILERLQQANEEGKSLHKPDALKSLRTRINSDIVTLLKKARAIRAHLEDMDKANSANRRLSGLKDGTTTAIYRTRIAVTNGLRKKLKELMMEFQGLRQRMMTEYKETVGRRYFTVTGEYPDEEVIEKIISNGEEEEFLGKAIGEHGRGKVMETVVEIQDRHDAAKEIEKSLLELHQVFLDMAVMVEAQGEKMDDIEHHVIHASHYVKDANKELVSANKYQRNSRKWLCIGIIILLILILVIVIPIATSFSSS, from the coding sequence ATGAACGATCTAATGACCAAGTCATTCACGAGCTACGTGGATCTGAAGAAAGCGGCAATGAAAGACGAATTGGACTTGGAAGCAGGGCAGGGAGTGGAGCTGAGCTCTTCCACCACTCACATGGACACGGACATGGGCCTGTTCTTGGAGGAAGCCGAGAAGGTGAAGACCGAGATGGCGAGCCTCCGCGAGATACTCGAGAGGCTCCAACAGGCCAACGAAGAGGGCAAATCACTCCACAAGCCCGACGCTCTCAAATCTCTAAGGACAAGAATCAATTCCGACATTGTCACGCTTCTCAAGAAGGCCCGGGCCATTCGAGCCCATCTGGAAGACATGGACAAAGCCAACTCCGCAAACAGGAGGCTCTCGGGACTCAAGGACGGGACCACAACCGCCATCTACCGCACTCGGATCGCGGTGACGAACGGGCTCCGGAAGAAGCTGAAGGAGCTGATGATGGAGTTCCAGGGGCTGAGGCAGAGGATGATGACAGAGTACAAGGAGACTGTTGGAAGAAGGTACTTCACGGTGACGGGTGAGTACCCGGACGAAGAGGTGATCGAGAAGATAATTTCGAATGGCGAAGAAGAGGAGTTCTTGGGGAAGGCGATTGGGGAGCATGGGAGGGGGAAAGTGATGGAAACGGTGGTTGAGATTCAGGACAGGCACGATGCGGCGAAAGAGATCGAGAAGAGCTTGCTTGAGTTGCATCAGGTTTTCTTGGACATGGCGGTTATGGTGGAGGCTCAAGGGGAGAAGATGGATGACATTGAGCACCACGTGATCCATGCTTCTCACTACGTTAAGGATGCTAACAAAGAACTTGTGAGCGCTAACAAGTACCAGAGGAACAGTAGGAAGTGGCTCTGCATTGGGATCATCATTCTTCTCATCCTCATCCTTGTTATTGTCATTCCCATCGCCACCAGTTTCAGTAGCTCTTGA
- the LOC110268112 gene encoding uncharacterized protein LOC110268112 produces MSTRGRGRGRGRGRTGTVTPVPTGTDPVDFMAALGNMAAAMQATAEALGNKINQGNHGNNNDEDGPMTLAIFLKVRPPTFRGTSNPTDADNWIQAMERSLQAQQVPEK; encoded by the coding sequence atgtcgactcgcggacgCGGTCGCGGACGAGGTAGAGGTAGGACAGGCACCGTTACTCCTGTACCCACAGGGActgatccagtagactttatggctgcctTGGGAAATATGGCTGCAGCTATGCAGGCAACAGCTGAGGCACTAGGTAATAAGATAAACCAGGGTAATCACGGGAACAATAATGATGAGGATGGTCCTATGACACTTGCTATATTTCTGAAAGTTCGCCCTCCAACTTttaggggaacctcaaatcccactgatgcagataattggattcaAGCTATGGAACGGTCGTTGCAGGCCCAACAGGTTCCTGAGAAGTAA